The DNA region TTTTTGCGGGAGAGCCTTTACACGGAAGATGTTTTGGCGCTTGCGCGGGAAACCGGTGCCAGCCTCCTTGCCGGGAGCCCCTATTGCGAGCCTGACGGTGAAGGCTGGAGGTGCTTCAACCGCGCCTATCTCGTCTCCCCGGATGGTTCCGTAACCGGCCACTACGACAAGGTCCACCTGGTTCCCTGGGGCGAATACGTGCCCCTTAAAAAATGGATGCCCTTCATCGAAAAGCTGACACAGGAAGTGGGGGATTTCGAGCCGGGCCAGCCGGGCAGGGTGCTTTATGCGGGAAAAGCCAAAATCGGCCTTGGAATCTGCTACGAGATAATTTTCCCGGCGCTTTCACGCAAGCAGGTGGAGAACGGGGCAAACATTCTGGCCACCATAACCAACGACGCCTGGTACGACCGCTCTTCCGCCGCTTACCAGCATTTTGCGATAGCCTCCTTCAGGGCGGTTGAAAACAGGCGGGCACTGGCAAGGGCCGCGAATACAGGCATTTCAGGTTTCGTGGACCCATGCGGAAGAATCGGCCAAACCACCGCCCTTTTCACCGACGCCTGGGCCGTGGTGAAACTCCCCCTTCTTGAAAGCCGGACCGTCTACAGCCGTGTGGGGGACCTGTTCTCCTGGCTCTGCGCCATATCCGCCCTTTTCCTCATTCTTTTGGGCTTCAAAAAGCGCCTCGATTCGTGATATGGCGTAAGGCAGGCATTTGCACCCGCGTCGGATCGAACGATCCGTTCATCATTCAATATTTGGAATTGGAGGACATCATGGATTTGGAACTCGCAGTCAAGGAACTTTCCGCCAAACTCGACCGGCTCAAGGAGCATCTTTGACGTAGCCGGAAAGGAGCTTCGGCTTCACGAAATAGATTCCCTGATGGCAAAGGACAATTTCTGGGACGACCAGGAAAAATCCACGGCCCTTATGCGTGAGCGCACCGACGCGGTGAACGCCGTTGATGGCTGGAAGGCGCTTTTCTCCTCACTTGCCGATGCTACGGTTCTTCTGGAGCTCGCCCGTGAGGAAAAGGACGAGGAGTCCCTGTCCGAGGTTGAAAAGGAGTTCACCCGCATAGACGCCCAAATCCGGGCGCTTACCCTAAGCCGGATGCTTTCCGGGGCGGATGATTCGCTGGGCGCGATAGTCTCGGTTAACGCCGGGGCAGGGGGCACCGACGCCCAGGACTGGGCCGAGATGCTGCTTCGCATGTATCTGCGCTGGACCGAGCGCAAGGGCTACAAGACCGAGGTGGTGGACCTCCAGCCTGGCGACGAGGCTGGCATCAAGAGCGCCACCTTCACCGTGGAGGGCTTGAACGCTTACGGATATCTCAAGCTGGAGGAGGGCGTCCACCGGCTGGTGCGCATCTCGCCCTTCAACGCGGCGGCCAAGCGGCAGACCTCCTTCGCCTCGGTTTCGGTGTTTCCCGAAGTGGAAAACAATTTCGACGTGGCCATAGAGGAAAAGGACATCCGCATAGACGTTTTCAGGGCCAGCGGCGCGGGCGGCCAGCACGTCAATAAAACCAGCTCCGCCATCCGCATAGTGCATCTTCCCACGGGAATAGTGGTTTCGTGCCAGCAGGAAAAAAGCCAGCACCGCAACAAGGATTTGGCCATGAAGGTTCTAAAGGCCAGGCTCTACAAGCGTGAGAAGGAAAAGCACGAAAAGAAGATGCAGGACGCCTACGAGATGAAAGACGACATAGCCTGGGGCAACCAGATACGCTCCTACGTGCTTCATCCGTACCAGATGGCCAAGGACCACCGGATAAAACTGGAAGTGAGCAACGTAAATTCGGTTCTGGACGGAGACCTGGACCAGTTCATGGAGGGCATACTAATGGCCGGGTTGTCCGACTAGCGCCCGTATAAAAACGCGAACTGCT from Deltaproteobacteria bacterium includes:
- the prfB gene encoding peptide chain release factor 2 (programmed frameshift), which codes for MDLELAVKELSAKLDRLKEHLDVAGKELRLHEIDSLMAKDNFWDDQEKSTALMRERTDAVNAVDGWKALFSSLADATVLLELAREEKDEESLSEVEKEFTRIDAQIRALTLSRMLSGADDSLGAIVSVNAGAGGTDAQDWAEMLLRMYLRWTERKGYKTEVVDLQPGDEAGIKSATFTVEGLNAYGYLKLEEGVHRLVRISPFNAAAKRQTSFASVSVFPEVENNFDVAIEEKDIRIDVFRASGAGGQHVNKTSSAIRIVHLPTGIVVSCQQEKSQHRNKDLAMKVLKARLYKREKEKHEKKMQDAYEMKDDIAWGNQIRSYVLHPYQMAKDHRIKLEVSNVNSVLDGDLDQFMEGILMAGLSD